One Trueperaceae bacterium DNA segment encodes these proteins:
- a CDS encoding DMT family transporter — translation MVLLPIMDGLAKGLSQRYPVPMIVWARYLFHLACMLPVLLLRFGGQGLWPRQAGLQLVRGGLLLAGTALFFFALSLLPQATALALFFVSPLVVTVAAPLLLRERVGAWRVLAVLVGFAGIVLILRPGSGMLGWGAGLALAAGVVHGFYMLFTRALAGSAPPLVTLGYTAVVGAVVMSAVVPFVWVRVTPLDFATMVLLGVLAAGGHFLLIKAFDHAPATWLAPVGYFEMVTAVLYGYLAYGDLPDALGWTGILVVVGAGVAISLKERKAMRGLRPGN, via the coding sequence ATGGTCCTGCTCCCGATCATGGACGGCCTCGCCAAGGGGCTCAGCCAGCGCTACCCCGTGCCCATGATCGTGTGGGCGCGTTACCTGTTCCACCTGGCGTGCATGCTGCCGGTCCTCCTCCTCCGCTTCGGCGGTCAGGGGCTCTGGCCACGTCAGGCTGGCCTCCAGCTCGTGCGTGGCGGCCTACTCCTGGCCGGCACGGCGCTGTTCTTCTTCGCCCTCTCGCTCCTGCCGCAGGCGACGGCCCTGGCGCTCTTCTTCGTGTCGCCGCTCGTCGTGACGGTGGCGGCGCCGCTGCTGTTGCGGGAGCGCGTCGGCGCCTGGCGCGTGCTGGCCGTGCTCGTCGGCTTCGCGGGCATCGTGCTGATCCTCAGGCCGGGCTCCGGGATGCTCGGGTGGGGCGCCGGGCTGGCGCTGGCGGCCGGCGTCGTGCACGGTTTCTACATGCTGTTCACCCGTGCCCTGGCGGGCAGCGCGCCGCCGCTCGTCACGCTCGGCTACACGGCCGTCGTCGGCGCCGTCGTCATGTCCGCGGTCGTGCCGTTCGTGTGGGTGCGCGTCACGCCGCTCGACTTCGCCACCATGGTGCTTCTCGGCGTGCTGGCGGCCGGCGGGCACTTCCTGCTCATCAAGGCCTTCGACCACGCCCCCGCCACCTGGCTGGCGCCGGTCGGCTACTTCGAGATGGTGACCGCCGTGCTCTACGGCTACCTGGCGTACGGCGACCTGCCCGACGCGCTCGGCTGGACCGGGATCCTCGTGGTGGTGGGTGCGGGCGTCGCCATCTCGCTCAAGGAGCGCAAGGCCATGCGCGGCCTGCGCCCCGGCAACTAG
- a CDS encoding DUF1572 family protein, whose protein sequence is MDATGLEHTVGRLFLAGMENGYRGQKALAERALAQLDDADWHRTLDAGGNSIAVIVRHVAGNLRSRWRDFLTSDGEKPDRRRDDEFEPGGQAVSAMLEEWQAGFDEVLETLARLTPADLTRTVTIRGKALGVVDAILRNYDHTGHHVGQVVFLAKHWRGDAWQTLSIPRKGKG, encoded by the coding sequence ATGGACGCGACGGGGCTCGAGCACACGGTCGGCCGGCTGTTCCTCGCCGGGATGGAGAACGGTTACCGAGGCCAGAAGGCGTTGGCGGAACGCGCGCTCGCGCAGCTGGACGACGCCGATTGGCACCGCACCCTGGACGCAGGCGGCAACTCGATCGCCGTGATCGTGCGGCACGTGGCGGGCAACCTGCGCTCGCGCTGGCGCGACTTCCTCACCTCCGACGGCGAGAAACCGGACAGGCGCAGGGACGACGAGTTCGAACCCGGCGGCCAGGCGGTGAGCGCCATGCTCGAGGAGTGGCAGGCCGGCTTCGACGAGGTGTTGGAGACGCTGGCGCGCCTGACGCCCGCCGACCTCACCCGCACCGTGACCATCAGGGGCAAGGCGCTGGGCGTCGTGGACGCCATCCTGCGCAACTACGACCACACCGGCCACCATGTGGGGCAGGTGGTGTTCCTCGCCAAGCATTGGCGGGGCGACGCGTGGCAGACGCTGTCCATCCCTCGGAAGGGCAAGGGCTGA
- a CDS encoding S49 family peptidase: MTRDEQGATRGLATAFAAVVNAVTAATDAARNALPGRRPQRIVIELRGSFPALKEARPFPARLVRVTPPVMSLEELDRLVESLLRADWLRAVAFRFTELNLSLTAATAVRRQFARLRAAGKRVEVLATAFDNASYYLASAADRITAPPSAEFQVTGLALTATFLGDSLGRAGVRFEKVAVGEYKNAGDELVRTRMSEAQREQYGAYLDSVVATTHAAIGHDRGRPPEAVAAWVDAGVTSAAKAAELGMLDAVAYEDEALDAAARPVAAARRYLPGRRLATRADRVALVGLEGVIVTGQSRSSPLPLPVVGRRTAGSETLVGALRAAGRDARTRAVVLHVESGGGSALASDLIGREVELLARRMPVVAVMGAVAASGGYYVLTHATRVLAEATTLTGSIGVLTMKPVLEELYARYGANVESLERGRFAGLMATHRPFDGHERALLERYTEEVYGRFVARVAAGRRLDEKSVDEIGRGRIWSGADALERGLVDELGGVPQALDRARELAGLPPDAAVWRVPAPARYVLPTAEDPTTILRTFGAGLRERAWLLHPAHLAVR; the protein is encoded by the coding sequence ATGACGCGAGACGAACAGGGCGCGACCAGGGGCCTCGCCACGGCCTTCGCGGCGGTGGTCAACGCCGTCACCGCGGCGACGGACGCGGCGCGGAACGCCCTGCCCGGCCGGCGGCCTCAGCGCATCGTCATCGAGTTGCGCGGCTCCTTCCCCGCCCTCAAGGAGGCGCGCCCGTTCCCGGCCCGGCTGGTGCGGGTGACGCCCCCGGTCATGTCGCTCGAGGAGCTCGACCGACTGGTGGAGTCCCTCCTGCGCGCCGACTGGCTGCGCGCGGTGGCGTTCCGGTTCACGGAGCTGAACTTGTCGCTCACCGCCGCGACGGCCGTGCGGCGCCAGTTCGCGCGGCTGCGCGCGGCCGGCAAGCGGGTGGAGGTTCTCGCGACCGCGTTCGACAACGCGAGCTATTACCTCGCCAGCGCCGCCGACCGCATCACGGCGCCGCCCAGCGCCGAGTTCCAGGTGACCGGCCTGGCGCTGACGGCCACCTTCCTCGGCGACTCGCTCGGCAGGGCGGGCGTGCGCTTCGAGAAGGTTGCCGTCGGGGAGTACAAGAACGCGGGCGACGAGCTCGTCCGCACGCGCATGAGCGAGGCGCAACGCGAGCAGTACGGCGCCTACCTCGACAGCGTCGTGGCAACCACGCACGCCGCCATCGGCCACGACCGGGGTCGACCTCCTGAGGCGGTGGCCGCCTGGGTGGACGCGGGCGTGACCTCCGCGGCCAAGGCCGCCGAGCTGGGCATGCTCGACGCGGTGGCGTACGAGGACGAGGCGCTCGACGCCGCCGCGCGGCCCGTCGCGGCCGCCCGCCGCTACCTGCCCGGGCGGCGCCTCGCCACCCGAGCGGACAGGGTCGCGCTCGTGGGCCTCGAGGGGGTCATCGTCACCGGCCAGAGCCGCTCCTCGCCGCTGCCGCTGCCCGTCGTGGGGCGCCGCACCGCCGGTTCCGAGACGCTGGTCGGGGCCCTGCGCGCCGCCGGTCGCGACGCCCGCACGCGCGCCGTCGTGCTGCACGTGGAGTCGGGCGGCGGGTCGGCGCTCGCCTCCGACCTGATCGGGCGCGAGGTGGAGCTGCTCGCGCGGCGCATGCCGGTGGTCGCCGTGATGGGGGCCGTGGCGGCGAGCGGCGGCTACTACGTGCTGACGCACGCCACGCGCGTGCTGGCCGAGGCCACCACCCTGACGGGCTCTATTGGGGTCCTGACCATGAAGCCGGTGCTGGAGGAGCTCTACGCCCGTTACGGCGCGAACGTCGAGAGCCTCGAGCGCGGTCGCTTCGCGGGCCTGATGGCGACCCACCGGCCCTTCGATGGGCACGAGCGCGCGCTGCTCGAACGCTACACCGAGGAGGTCTACGGGCGGTTCGTCGCCCGGGTCGCCGCCGGGCGGCGCCTGGACGAGAAGTCCGTCGACGAGATCGGCCGCGGGCGCATCTGGTCGGGCGCGGACGCTCTGGAGCGCGGGCTGGTGGACGAGCTGGGCGGCGTGCCGCAGGCCCTGGACCGCGCCAGGGAGCTGGCCGGACTGCCGCCGGACGCGGCCGTGTGGCGCGTCCCCGCGCCCGCCAGGTACGTCCTCCCGACGGCCGAGGATCCCACCACCATCCTGCGCACGTTCGGTGCCGGGCTGCGCGAGCGAGCGTGGCTACTTCACCCCGCCCACCTCGCGGTGCGCTGA
- a CDS encoding SDR family oxidoreductase, with amino-acid sequence MTDMTGKVALVTGGGSGIGRATALEFAGRGAAVMVADFNLEGAQETARQIGAAGGRAAAVKVDVADEGSVKAMVAEAVAAFGRLDYLVNNAGISAAGPNVPLHEVDLKAFERVLDVNVAGTFLGMKHAIPEILKAGGGAVVNLASTMGERASAGDPSYSTSKHAVRGLTQSAALTYATLGVRVNSVGPGVIRTGMTEAIFEDEQTTAWLKGVTPMHRFGEPSEIAKLIVFLCSDDASYITGGYYPADGGWLAG; translated from the coding sequence ATGACAGACATGACTGGCAAGGTGGCCCTGGTCACGGGAGGCGGCTCGGGAATCGGGCGCGCGACGGCCCTCGAGTTCGCCGGCCGCGGCGCGGCCGTGATGGTCGCGGACTTCAACCTCGAGGGGGCGCAGGAGACCGCGCGGCAGATAGGGGCGGCGGGCGGCCGCGCCGCGGCCGTCAAGGTCGACGTGGCCGACGAGGGCTCCGTGAAGGCGATGGTGGCCGAGGCAGTGGCGGCATTCGGGCGGCTCGACTACCTGGTCAACAACGCGGGCATCTCCGCCGCCGGACCGAACGTGCCGCTGCACGAGGTCGACCTCAAGGCGTTCGAGCGCGTCCTGGACGTGAACGTGGCCGGGACCTTCCTGGGCATGAAGCACGCGATCCCCGAGATCCTGAAGGCTGGTGGCGGCGCCGTCGTCAACCTCGCCAGCACCATGGGCGAACGCGCCTCCGCCGGCGACCCGTCTTACAGCACGAGCAAGCACGCCGTGCGGGGCCTGACGCAGTCGGCCGCGCTCACCTACGCCACCCTGGGGGTGCGCGTCAACTCCGTGGGACCCGGCGTCATCCGGACGGGCATGACCGAGGCGATCTTCGAAGACGAGCAGACGACGGCGTGGCTCAAGGGGGTAACCCCCATGCACCGCTTCGGCGAACCGTCCGAGATCGCCAAGCTCATCGTCTTCCTCTGCTCCGACGACGCCTCGTACATCACCGGGGGTTACTACCCCGCGGACGGCGGTTGGCTGGCCGGCTGA
- a CDS encoding TlpA family protein disulfide reductase — translation MDALQLGPLVVSAPRLVAGVGLLTLIVVAEVAARRAGARARGANWAWNAAGAVVVGARLGFVAENAPYFFARPLEALMFWQGGFSPWWGVAAGTVVAAWSLGWRPRALLAALGPAVLALAAWLAVPALLTPVAEAARRLPDVTLTTLAGDQVSLADLSGGPLVVNSWATWCLPCRREIPQLARAAAENPEVTFLFVNQGEQRAAVEAFLTADPPRRALLAAHPGRVLLDRDMAVAARLGGVGLPTTYFFAPGGELLGTHVGEISGAALAGWVRRLKATYSQTRPAPPPTGSSPALSAAARSRALGWT, via the coding sequence ATGGACGCGCTGCAGCTGGGTCCGCTCGTCGTCTCGGCGCCGCGCCTCGTCGCGGGTGTCGGGCTCCTGACGCTGATCGTCGTCGCGGAGGTGGCGGCGCGGCGCGCGGGCGCCAGGGCGCGCGGCGCGAACTGGGCATGGAACGCAGCGGGCGCGGTCGTGGTCGGCGCGCGGCTCGGGTTCGTGGCGGAGAACGCGCCGTACTTCTTCGCCCGCCCGCTCGAGGCGCTCATGTTCTGGCAGGGCGGCTTCTCGCCGTGGTGGGGCGTGGCGGCGGGCACGGTCGTCGCCGCGTGGTCGCTCGGCTGGCGGCCGCGGGCGCTCCTGGCGGCGTTAGGGCCGGCCGTGCTCGCCCTGGCCGCCTGGCTGGCGGTGCCGGCGCTCCTCACCCCGGTGGCGGAGGCGGCGCGGCGGTTGCCCGACGTGACGCTGACGACCCTCGCCGGCGACCAGGTGAGCCTCGCCGACCTGAGCGGCGGCCCGCTGGTGGTGAACAGCTGGGCCACGTGGTGCCTGCCGTGCAGGCGCGAGATCCCGCAACTGGCGAGGGCGGCGGCCGAGAACCCGGAGGTGACGTTCCTGTTCGTCAACCAGGGCGAGCAGCGGGCGGCCGTGGAGGCGTTCCTGACAGCCGATCCGCCGCGGCGAGCGCTGCTCGCCGCGCACCCAGGGCGGGTGCTCCTCGACCGCGACATGGCGGTGGCGGCGCGGCTCGGCGGCGTCGGGCTGCCCACCACCTACTTCTTCGCCCCCGGCGGCGAGCTGCTTGGCACTCACGTTGGCGAGATATCGGGCGCCGCGTTGGCGGGTTGGGTGCGGCGCCTGAAGGCCACGTACTCCCAGACCAGGCCGGCCCCGCCCCCCACCGGCTCGAGCCCGGCACTCTCCGCCGCAGCGCGCAGCCGCGCCCTGGGGTGGACGTAG
- a CDS encoding M20/M25/M40 family metallo-hydrolase, with protein sequence MTSPGDRDALVHRLQERLVRLCLVPSPSRDERAVADLLTEEFGTLGMDVREDDAGAHTGGNAGNLVAELPGGRAERVVLAAHMDTVPLVPGEPLVAEVAGSVVRSSGRQILGADDKAGVAVILELLARAARTGYEHRPTLVAVVTVCEELGLLGAKHLDVAALGADFAYSFDGEVQVGEVITSAVFKDDVTVTVTGKAAHAALEPERGVHAIKAAAEVVAAVPLGRVAADQVLNFGAIRGGGPTNVVPSEVVLRGEFRAFSKTRLDELAAHVTARAEAAAARHGASVAIERRHLYDGYAVAADAGPMQRLAAAAPALGERLTPVASIGGSDTSILNQKGLLTVNVGVAMHEIHSVGEWIDADDLARVVEWVGTALGLAGA encoded by the coding sequence ATGACGAGCCCAGGCGACCGCGACGCCCTGGTACACCGGCTGCAGGAGCGCCTCGTGCGCCTGTGCCTCGTGCCGAGCCCCAGCCGGGACGAGCGCGCCGTGGCGGACCTACTCACCGAGGAGTTCGGGACCCTCGGCATGGACGTGCGCGAAGACGACGCCGGCGCTCACACGGGCGGCAACGCCGGCAACCTCGTGGCCGAGCTCCCCGGCGGCCGCGCCGAGCGCGTCGTGCTGGCGGCGCACATGGACACGGTTCCCCTCGTGCCGGGCGAACCGCTCGTGGCGGAGGTGGCCGGCAGCGTCGTGCGCTCGAGCGGCAGGCAGATCCTCGGGGCCGACGACAAGGCCGGCGTGGCCGTCATCCTCGAGCTGCTCGCGCGCGCCGCCCGCACGGGTTACGAGCACAGACCGACCCTCGTGGCCGTCGTGACGGTGTGCGAGGAGCTGGGGCTGCTCGGCGCCAAGCACCTGGACGTCGCCGCCCTCGGCGCGGACTTCGCCTACTCGTTCGACGGCGAGGTGCAAGTCGGCGAGGTCATCACCTCCGCCGTGTTCAAGGACGACGTGACCGTGACCGTGACCGGGAAGGCCGCCCACGCCGCCCTCGAGCCGGAGCGCGGCGTGCACGCCATCAAGGCCGCGGCCGAGGTGGTCGCGGCCGTGCCGCTCGGGCGCGTGGCCGCCGACCAGGTCCTCAACTTCGGCGCCATCCGGGGCGGGGGACCGACCAACGTGGTGCCCAGCGAGGTCGTCCTGCGGGGCGAGTTCCGCGCCTTCAGCAAGACGCGGCTCGACGAGCTCGCCGCCCACGTGACGGCCCGCGCGGAGGCCGCGGCGGCGCGGCACGGCGCGAGCGTGGCCATCGAACGACGTCACCTGTACGACGGCTACGCCGTGGCGGCGGACGCGGGGCCCATGCAGCGGCTGGCGGCGGCCGCGCCGGCGCTGGGCGAGCGCCTCACGCCGGTCGCCTCGATCGGCGGGTCCGACACGAGCATCCTCAACCAGAAAGGGCTGCTCACCGTCAACGTCGGTGTGGCCATGCACGAGATCCACTCGGTGGGCGAGTGGATCGACGCGGACGACCTGGCGAGGGTGGTCGAATGGGTCGGCACCGCCCTGGGCCTGGCGGGCGCCTGA
- a CDS encoding adenine deaminase yields the protein MTDALPDLARRDLLVTGATLVDVFTQTTYPGWFTVADGRFVEVEAGSPTPSDLAGLTVAARRDLGGAFVQPGMLDVHMHVESSLVTPRRFAEAALPHGTTTILQDPHEVANVQGAEGVRRMIRAARGLPQRVYAAISSCVPATSPDIETPNAALGAEDVTALAAEPEVMALGEVMDFQGLVHGDTKLRAIVAAARRAGLGVEGHVPSLTGVELSRYVAHGIRSDHTLATPAKLREELRKGLWVMLQEKSLTPDVVAAVVALPDRSRVLLITDDVVPNRLVDGHLSRVVALAIEAGWPALDAVASATLRPATYLGLADLGAVAPGARADFLVTDALCAYPPREVHVDGRLVAEAGRVVVAVPAPAVDWGPATALASGNVAAEALGFGGPERHHGRHHVTARVIEVNQVNSFTTLRERQVELVDGVPTDPDLALACVIPRARLAAEGEGYRPTVCLVAGTGLEAGGYASSFAHDSHNVFLFGRDRALMKAALERVAEVGGGMAFTTGRDTALLPLPIAGLLSDAPVPEVAARFDALEGALRDAGMSVKTPVLLLTLLPLSVSPDYKVTDLGVVDVQARRVLSPEVIGR from the coding sequence ATGACGGACGCGCTCCCCGACCTCGCGCGGCGCGACCTGCTCGTGACGGGCGCCACCCTCGTCGACGTCTTCACGCAGACCACCTACCCCGGGTGGTTCACCGTGGCCGACGGCCGCTTCGTCGAGGTCGAGGCCGGCTCGCCCACGCCTTCCGACCTGGCGGGGCTGACCGTCGCCGCCCGCCGCGACCTCGGCGGGGCGTTCGTGCAACCAGGCATGCTCGACGTCCACATGCACGTCGAGAGTAGCCTGGTCACGCCCCGCCGCTTCGCGGAGGCGGCCCTACCCCACGGGACCACGACCATCCTGCAGGATCCGCACGAGGTCGCCAACGTGCAGGGAGCGGAGGGCGTGCGGCGGATGATCCGAGCCGCGCGCGGCCTGCCGCAGCGCGTCTACGCGGCCATCTCGAGCTGCGTGCCCGCCACCTCTCCCGACATCGAGACGCCCAACGCCGCCCTGGGAGCCGAAGACGTCACCGCTCTCGCGGCGGAGCCGGAGGTGATGGCCCTCGGCGAGGTCATGGACTTCCAGGGGCTCGTCCACGGCGACACCAAGCTGCGCGCAATCGTGGCGGCCGCCAGGCGCGCCGGCCTGGGGGTGGAGGGACACGTGCCCAGCCTCACCGGCGTGGAGCTGTCGCGCTACGTGGCGCACGGGATCCGCTCGGACCACACGTTGGCGACGCCCGCCAAGCTGCGGGAGGAGCTCCGCAAGGGCCTCTGGGTCATGCTGCAGGAGAAGTCCCTCACCCCGGACGTCGTGGCCGCCGTGGTGGCGCTGCCTGACCGCTCGCGCGTCCTGCTCATCACCGACGACGTCGTCCCCAACCGCCTCGTCGACGGCCACCTCAGTCGCGTCGTGGCGCTGGCCATCGAGGCCGGATGGCCGGCCCTCGACGCCGTGGCGTCGGCCACCCTGCGCCCCGCCACCTACCTAGGCCTGGCCGACCTGGGCGCCGTCGCGCCCGGCGCGCGCGCCGACTTCCTCGTGACCGACGCCCTCTGCGCCTACCCGCCGCGCGAGGTCCACGTGGACGGCCGGCTCGTCGCGGAGGCCGGGCGCGTCGTCGTGGCCGTGCCGGCCCCGGCAGTCGACTGGGGCCCGGCCACCGCGCTCGCGTCCGGCAACGTCGCGGCGGAAGCGCTCGGCTTCGGCGGCCCGGAGCGGCACCACGGCCGCCACCACGTGACGGCGCGCGTCATCGAGGTCAACCAGGTGAACAGCTTCACGACCCTGCGCGAGCGGCAGGTGGAGCTCGTCGACGGCGTCCCCACCGACCCCGACCTGGCGCTGGCCTGCGTGATACCCAGGGCCAGGCTCGCCGCGGAGGGGGAGGGCTACCGGCCGACCGTGTGCCTCGTCGCCGGCACGGGCCTCGAGGCGGGCGGGTACGCGTCCAGCTTCGCTCACGACAGCCACAACGTGTTCCTCTTCGGGCGCGACAGGGCGCTGATGAAGGCAGCCCTCGAGCGGGTGGCGGAGGTGGGCGGCGGCATGGCGTTCACCACCGGGCGCGACACCGCGCTGCTGCCCCTGCCCATCGCGGGCCTGCTGTCGGACGCTCCCGTTCCCGAGGTCGCCGCCCGCTTCGACGCTCTGGAGGGGGCGCTGCGTGATGCAGGCATGAGCGTCAAGACGCCGGTGCTGCTCCTGACGCTCCTACCGCTGAGCGTCAGCCCCGACTACAAGGTGACCGACCTGGGCGTCGTCGACGTCCAGGCGCGGCGCGTGTTGAGCCCGGAGGTGATCGGCCGATGA
- a CDS encoding nucleoside phosphorylase: MADIQRHLRATTGDVAPYVLIPGDPGRAERIAETFVAPKLIARNREYVIFTGRTKAGTPISVCSTGIGGPSASIAVEELVRIGATHFIRVGSAGGRQPGTPIGSVVVVTAAFRGEGTSQDYVPLGYPAAADIDVTLALRHAAEAHLGRRAIEGVVYTRDAFYRRDDGLNQRLTDAGVVAAEQECSTVFVVGSLLGVKVGAVLGTDSNIYLDPQPTREEKEALYRQVEADTIRIAGAAVDLLHAGL; encoded by the coding sequence ATGGCTGACATCCAGCGGCACCTGCGCGCCACGACCGGCGACGTGGCCCCCTACGTCCTCATCCCCGGCGACCCCGGCCGCGCCGAGCGCATCGCCGAGACGTTCGTGGCGCCCAAGCTGATCGCCCGCAATCGCGAGTACGTCATCTTCACGGGTCGCACCAAGGCGGGCACCCCCATCAGCGTCTGCTCCACCGGCATCGGCGGGCCGTCCGCCTCCATCGCCGTCGAGGAGCTGGTGCGGATCGGCGCCACCCACTTCATCCGCGTCGGCTCGGCCGGCGGACGCCAGCCGGGCACGCCCATCGGCTCGGTCGTGGTGGTCACCGCCGCCTTCCGCGGCGAGGGCACCTCGCAGGACTACGTCCCCCTCGGCTACCCGGCCGCCGCCGACATCGACGTCACGCTGGCGCTGAGGCACGCGGCGGAGGCTCACCTCGGTAGGCGCGCCATCGAGGGGGTCGTGTACACCCGCGACGCGTTCTACCGGCGCGACGACGGCCTCAACCAGCGCCTCACCGACGCCGGCGTCGTGGCCGCCGAGCAGGAGTGCTCCACGGTGTTCGTGGTCGGTTCGCTCCTGGGCGTCAAGGTCGGCGCCGTCCTCGGCACCGACTCGAACATCTACCTCGACCCGCAACCCACGCGCGAGGAGAAGGAGGCCCTCTACCGGCAGGTGGAGGCAGACACCATCCGGATAGCCGGCGCCGCCGTCGACCTGCTGCACGCCGGCCTATGA